In Haladaptatus sp. QDMS2, a single window of DNA contains:
- a CDS encoding aminotransferase class V-fold PLP-dependent enzyme: MSGTSIYDDLGVPRVVNATGTKTRIGGSRIRPEAVEAMARAAEDFVRISDLQARASTLIQECTNAEAGYVASGASAAMLLGAAACIAGDDLGVMAQLPDTTGVADEIVMPRTHRTGYDHALRAAGATIVDVGTNDHYLGTGAANTEPWEIEAAIGEDTAAVAYVQKEYTTPDLETVVEIAHDHDVPVIVDAAAELPPKRNLSRFVDLGADLVVFSGGKAIRGPQSTGILAGRAALIESAALQHLDMHAAAEVWEPPTDLINRMKLYGVPRQGIGRSLKVGKEELVGLIRALELFMEEDTAELQREWNARIDIFTETLDTLDGVTYEVTGGQKVAVAPEILVTVDASSAETDATDLVSALRRETPRIFVGADSLADAAFTINPMCLTDEEAEYVADRLSHHL, from the coding sequence ATGTCAGGAACTTCTATCTACGACGACCTCGGCGTCCCCCGTGTCGTAAACGCCACTGGCACGAAAACGCGCATCGGCGGCAGCCGAATTCGCCCGGAGGCAGTTGAGGCGATGGCCCGTGCCGCCGAAGACTTCGTTCGCATCTCGGATTTGCAAGCCCGAGCGAGTACGCTCATCCAGGAGTGTACGAATGCGGAGGCGGGATACGTCGCGAGCGGCGCGTCTGCGGCGATGTTGCTCGGCGCGGCGGCCTGTATCGCAGGCGACGACCTCGGCGTCATGGCCCAGCTCCCGGACACGACGGGTGTTGCCGACGAAATCGTGATGCCGCGCACCCATCGAACCGGCTACGACCACGCGCTCCGGGCTGCTGGGGCGACCATCGTGGACGTCGGGACGAACGACCACTACCTGGGGACGGGGGCTGCGAATACCGAACCGTGGGAAATCGAAGCCGCCATCGGTGAGGACACTGCTGCGGTCGCCTACGTCCAGAAGGAGTACACCACGCCAGACCTCGAAACGGTGGTCGAAATCGCTCACGACCACGATGTGCCGGTCATCGTGGACGCAGCGGCCGAACTCCCGCCAAAGCGCAACCTCTCGCGGTTCGTCGACCTCGGGGCGGACCTGGTCGTCTTCAGTGGGGGGAAGGCGATTCGCGGCCCGCAGTCGACAGGCATCCTCGCTGGTCGGGCAGCCCTCATCGAATCGGCTGCCCTCCAACACCTGGACATGCATGCCGCAGCCGAAGTCTGGGAACCGCCAACTGACTTGATAAACCGTATGAAACTATACGGAGTCCCACGCCAGGGAATCGGGCGCTCGCTCAAAGTTGGGAAGGAGGAACTCGTCGGACTCATTCGGGCGCTAGAGCTGTTCATGGAGGAGGACACGGCCGAACTCCAACGGGAGTGGAACGCCCGCATCGACATCTTCACCGAGACCCTCGACACCCTCGACGGTGTTACCTACGAGGTGACTGGCGGGCAGAAAGTGGCCGTCGCCCCCGAAATTCTCGTTACTGTCGATGCCTCGAGTGCGGAAACGGACGCCACAGACCTTGTAAGCGCGCTCCGTCGTGAAACGCCGCGAATTTTCGTCGGCGCTGACTCCCTTGCCGACGCCGCGTTCACCATCAATCCGATGTGTCTCACGGACGAGGAGGCCGAATACGTCGCAGACCGCCTCTCTCACCACCTCTGA
- a CDS encoding alkaline phosphatase family protein: MTGNVDVLLIGIDAGCLPVFERLYEDDVIPNIQSICEEGAAAPLESQIPPWTPSAWPSMYTGVNPGKHGVCGFVTYDGYDFRVVSGTDVEELSLWSLLDQHEKSSVVVNVPVTHPPEEFDGALIPGFIGPENPKCHPEGLLDEVRDAIGEYKVYPSYARDDSTFSDAQKMEEYTSLVRMRGEAFRYLADKHEPDFGFVQFQKPDTVFHEFEGDWDKVRTVYEETDRQIGKVLEACEPNTVFIASDHGMGPYDKYEFRVNEFLRDEGYVKSRKGGKGMPSWNPIQEELRSGKDTRTWEPNTLERAAATVARFGLTASKIRAGLEKVGLAEIAKQYAPKNVARTANEQVDFPKSTAYMRARTELGVRINLEGRDPAGVVPQENYDEVREELIEKLSAVRTPDDEPVFGEVAPREKYFHGKNADNAPDIVTIPNDMGHFLSAQLLGDYFAPPTEPWNHKMDGIVAAKGAGIDVDAMPARAHLFDVAPTIMSALGVPYSDRMDGTVIPVVPDVGSETYPEYDEQAEAAVSDQEEADVEERLADLGYMQ; the protein is encoded by the coding sequence ATGACGGGCAACGTAGATGTCCTGTTGATCGGTATCGATGCTGGATGTCTCCCCGTATTCGAGCGGTTGTACGAGGATGACGTCATTCCGAACATACAATCTATCTGTGAGGAAGGGGCCGCAGCACCGCTCGAATCACAGATTCCACCCTGGACTCCGAGCGCCTGGCCGTCGATGTACACCGGCGTCAACCCCGGAAAGCACGGCGTCTGTGGCTTCGTCACCTACGACGGTTACGACTTCCGCGTGGTCAGCGGAACAGATGTAGAAGAGCTGTCACTCTGGTCGCTCCTCGACCAGCACGAAAAGAGCAGCGTCGTGGTCAACGTTCCGGTGACCCACCCGCCAGAGGAATTCGACGGGGCGCTCATTCCTGGATTCATCGGGCCGGAGAACCCGAAGTGTCACCCAGAGGGACTGCTCGACGAGGTACGAGACGCCATCGGCGAGTACAAAGTCTATCCATCCTACGCGCGCGACGATTCTACCTTTAGCGACGCGCAGAAGATGGAAGAGTACACTTCACTCGTCCGGATGCGCGGCGAGGCGTTTCGCTACCTCGCAGACAAGCACGAACCCGACTTTGGCTTCGTCCAGTTCCAGAAACCGGACACCGTCTTCCACGAATTCGAAGGCGACTGGGACAAGGTCCGAACCGTCTACGAGGAGACCGACCGCCAGATTGGCAAGGTTCTCGAGGCGTGTGAACCGAACACTGTGTTCATCGCGAGCGACCACGGGATGGGTCCCTACGACAAGTACGAGTTCCGCGTAAACGAGTTCCTGCGCGACGAGGGCTACGTGAAATCGCGGAAGGGCGGCAAGGGGATGCCGTCGTGGAATCCGATTCAGGAGGAACTGCGCTCTGGCAAAGACACCCGGACGTGGGAGCCAAACACCCTTGAACGCGCCGCGGCGACCGTCGCGAGATTCGGCCTCACCGCCTCGAAGATTCGTGCCGGCCTTGAAAAGGTCGGCCTCGCGGAAATCGCAAAACAGTACGCCCCGAAGAACGTCGCCCGGACCGCGAACGAACAGGTCGACTTCCCGAAATCGACTGCATACATGCGCGCTCGCACCGAGCTTGGCGTCCGCATCAACCTGGAAGGCAGGGACCCAGCCGGCGTCGTCCCACAGGAAAACTACGACGAGGTGCGCGAAGAGTTAATCGAGAAACTCAGTGCGGTCAGAACCCCAGACGACGAACCTGTCTTCGGCGAAGTCGCGCCCCGAGAGAAGTACTTCCACGGGAAGAACGCGGACAACGCCCCCGACATCGTGACGATTCCGAACGACATGGGTCATTTCCTGTCCGCCCAGTTGCTCGGAGACTACTTCGCTCCGCCGACCGAACCGTGGAATCACAAGATGGACGGTATCGTCGCCGCGAAAGGTGCGGGAATCGACGTCGACGCCATGCCCGCCCGGGCCCACCTCTTCGACGTGGCTCCGACCATCATGTCCGCGCTGGGCGTCCCCTACAGCGACCGAATGGACGGCACCGTAATTCCCGTCGTCCCCGACGTCGGTTCGGAGACGTATCCGGAGTACGACGAACAGGCCGAAGCCGCGGTGAGCGACCAGGAGGAAGCCGACGTAGAAGAGCGGTTGGCTGACCTCGGCTACATGCAGTGA
- a CDS encoding ParA family protein, giving the protein MSNPAKLCVSNQKGGVGKTTVAINVAGALNHRGHDVLFVDLDPQGNATENLGLMEAYEDEPPTLFDCLTNPEQREVINDIIREHPEMDVIPSNIDMTAAEPELTLSRRSGEQLDLLLEAVEEDYDYIIVDCPPNLGNLMDNALYATQNVLIPALAESTSKRAFELLFDHVEALELDYEIDIVERGVVINRIDVRKNQANEMVEWINAAFPDIPVYEVRERADVQKALESGVSLIEYNPESDMFDAFLAVAEGLDEEYGFVEVKA; this is encoded by the coding sequence ATGAGCAACCCGGCCAAACTCTGCGTCTCAAATCAAAAAGGCGGTGTGGGCAAGACGACCGTGGCTATCAACGTCGCGGGCGCGCTGAACCACCGCGGCCACGACGTCCTGTTCGTGGACTTAGACCCACAGGGGAACGCGACCGAGAATCTCGGCCTGATGGAGGCTTACGAGGACGAACCACCGACGCTCTTCGACTGCCTCACTAACCCAGAACAGCGCGAGGTCATCAACGACATCATCCGCGAGCACCCGGAGATGGACGTCATCCCGTCGAACATCGACATGACGGCCGCAGAGCCGGAGCTCACCCTGTCGCGACGAAGTGGCGAGCAGTTAGACCTCCTGCTCGAGGCCGTAGAGGAGGACTACGACTACATCATCGTCGACTGCCCGCCGAACCTCGGCAACCTGATGGACAACGCCCTCTACGCCACGCAGAACGTCCTCATCCCGGCGCTCGCAGAGTCCACGAGCAAGCGGGCGTTCGAACTCCTGTTCGACCACGTCGAAGCGCTCGAACTCGACTACGAAATCGACATCGTCGAACGCGGCGTCGTCATCAACCGCATCGACGTGCGCAAGAACCAGGCAAACGAGATGGTCGAGTGGATCAACGCCGCGTTCCCGGACATCCCGGTTTACGAGGTCCGCGAGCGGGCAGACGTCCAGAAGGCGCTCGAATCCGGTGTCTCGCTCATCGAGTACAACCCTGAGAGCGACATGTTCGACGCATTCCTCGCCGTCGCAGAGGGTCTCGACGAAGAGTATGGCTTCGTGGAGGTCAAAGCATGA
- a CDS encoding DUF6788 family protein, producing MANEPPDAPEEIPTYIREGLDRQDRNSLEKIVEYCEARIGWLAAKPVTETTQLDAADDELVEVSQEQSGTVVIKKVTCGKSGCRCTRGHLHGPYKYVVTRRGDSLHWDYRGAVSSE from the coding sequence ATGGCGAACGAACCACCAGACGCACCTGAGGAGATTCCGACCTACATCCGCGAGGGACTCGACCGCCAGGATCGCAACTCTCTCGAAAAGATTGTCGAGTACTGTGAGGCCCGAATCGGGTGGCTTGCAGCGAAGCCCGTCACCGAGACGACACAGTTGGACGCTGCGGACGATGAGTTAGTCGAGGTTTCTCAGGAGCAAAGCGGGACGGTCGTCATCAAGAAGGTCACCTGCGGAAAGTCTGGATGTCGCTGTACGCGCGGTCACCTTCACGGTCCGTACAAGTACGTCGTCACGAGACGCGGAGATTCGCTCCATTGGGACTACAGAGGGGCAGTTTCTTCGGAATAA
- a CDS encoding mandelate racemase/muconate lactonizing enzyme family protein, producing MSTIQSVETRHCNAGWRNYHFVRVTTTEGVVGWSEYDENLGATGITTIIEDMADVVVGKSVMAIERIRAKLIPRVRQSYTGVGAMALGAIENALLDAKAKELGVPCVDLLGGAVRDEIPVYWSHCGTYRINYPEYYDPVESLEDVRALGEEVRDSQFTALKTNIFDFRGDEPQGWRPGFGGPFHPSLTIEADQLAAQRDYLEALHEGAGPDVDILLDLNYNMKPEGYIRLLRELADFDLFWVEIDMPDAKALADVRRASPHPISSCEALVPHESFVSFFREQSMDVVIIDALWNGIQQSTKIASMADAHQYHVAPHNYYGHLATFMNAHLAAAIPNLRIMETDIDRLAWDVDLFTTAPTYRDGKLQLSTEPGWGCEPDESALEEHPPGT from the coding sequence ATGAGCACGATCCAGTCCGTAGAAACGAGACATTGCAACGCCGGCTGGCGCAACTATCACTTCGTTCGGGTAACCACCACAGAGGGGGTGGTGGGGTGGAGTGAATACGACGAGAATCTGGGTGCCACGGGTATCACCACGATAATCGAGGACATGGCCGACGTGGTCGTCGGCAAATCGGTGATGGCAATCGAGCGCATCCGAGCGAAGCTCATCCCTCGAGTGCGACAATCCTATACCGGCGTCGGGGCGATGGCGCTTGGCGCGATTGAGAACGCGCTCTTAGACGCGAAGGCGAAAGAACTCGGTGTCCCCTGTGTAGACCTGCTGGGTGGGGCGGTTCGCGACGAAATTCCGGTTTATTGGTCGCACTGTGGAACGTACCGCATCAACTATCCAGAGTATTATGACCCGGTAGAGAGCCTTGAGGACGTGCGAGCACTCGGTGAGGAGGTGCGCGACAGTCAGTTCACGGCACTGAAGACGAACATCTTCGACTTCCGTGGCGACGAACCCCAGGGGTGGCGACCCGGATTCGGTGGGCCGTTCCATCCGTCGCTGACCATCGAGGCCGACCAATTGGCAGCCCAGAGAGATTACCTCGAAGCGCTCCACGAGGGTGCCGGTCCCGACGTGGACATCCTTCTCGACCTCAACTACAACATGAAACCAGAGGGCTACATCCGGCTGCTCCGGGAACTCGCCGACTTCGACTTGTTCTGGGTCGAAATCGATATGCCGGATGCGAAGGCGCTCGCTGACGTCCGGCGGGCGAGTCCACATCCCATCAGTTCCTGTGAGGCACTGGTCCCTCACGAGTCGTTCGTGTCGTTCTTCCGGGAGCAGTCGATGGACGTGGTCATCATCGACGCACTTTGGAACGGGATTCAGCAATCCACGAAAATTGCATCGATGGCCGACGCTCACCAGTATCACGTCGCACCCCACAACTACTACGGCCATCTCGCGACGTTCATGAACGCGCACCTCGCGGCCGCCATCCCCAATCTTAGAATCATGGAAACCGATATCGACCGCCTCGCCTGGGACGTTGACCTGTTCACCACCGCACCGACGTATCGCGACGGGAAGCTACAGCTTTCGACCGAACCAGGGTGGGGCTGTGAACCAGACGAGTCCGCGCTGGAGGAACACCCACCAGGTACCTGA